The genomic region GGCGGGCACGACCTGGAGTTCTGTTCCCTCGGCGGCACGGGCGGGGATAGCGCACATGCCGCAATTGGATGCGCTTCGGGCCGTGGCCGTATTCCTGGTTCTCGTGTGGCATTGGTGGCCGCACGGCGGCACCGTGAATGCGATCAACAACGGTCGGATAGGTGTTGTCTTTTTCTTCGTGCTCAGCGGTTTCCTGATCAGCCGGATACTCCTTGAGCAACGCATCGCCGCCAAGCAAACCGGGGTGTCACGTCTTCAAGTGCTGGGTGCTTTTTTCGTACGCCGGGCCCTTCGCATCCTTCCCATCTACTACGTGACTATCCTTTTGCTGACTCTGCTGCCATGGACACCAGAGTCGTGGTGGAAGAACCTCGGCTACTTTGCGACTTATACCGCCAACGTTCGGTTCTGGCAGCAGGGTTGGTCGTTCGGTGCTCACCTCTGGACGCTCTCCGTCGAGGAGCAGTACTACTTGGCCTGGCCCTTGGTACTCCTCTTTGTCAACCTCCGCCTGCTACCCGCTCTTCTCTGCTTGATCGTGGCGGCCGCTCCTCTCTGCCGCTTCCTCGGAGCGGGCCACGAGCTCGTCTACGTTCTCACTCCGTGCTGCCTAGACAGCTTCGGCCTGGGGGCCGCGCTTGCCTATATGTGGGTGTGCCGCCCCCTGAACGAGAGGCACTTCCACTACGCGGCCGCCGGTCTGACGGGCGTGTTGGCACTTCTCACGGCCTGCGGGCGGGCGGGTCCAAGGGTTGTTTGGGAACCGCTCCTCCTCTCTCTGGCCGGTGTTCTGTTGGTTGGCAAGACAGCGCGGGGCTTCACGGGGCCGGTTGGCCGACTTCTGCAGTTGAAACCGATCACTCACGCCGGAAAGATCAGCTACGGTATCTACCTATTTCATCCGTTCGTCGGCTACTACTACGAGAGGCTGCATGCGCATGCCGCGGCCTTTGACTGGAGGTTGCCATTCGGGAGGCGGCTTCTTGTGCCACACTTTGGCCCGGAAGTGATGTTTGTTCTCTACACGCTGCTCAGCTTTGCTCTGGCCGCGCTCTCATGGTCGACGTTCGAGAGGCCGATCAACGATCTTCGACGACGGTTTGGGTACCTTGGCAAGCACGAGCCCCTGCCTCATGCCTGAAGACTGCCTGGAGCCCTTCTTGGCAACCTGCTTAGACCGGGCCTGGCCGCGCCCCGATATCCGGGCACCGTCCGCTTATCTTGACGGAGAGTTGCCATCGGCGACCGCTTGAATCACGGGAGGGATTTCATTGAATTCGCTCGAGCGCTGGCTCTTGGCACAGCTGCACGAAAGGCAGTATTGGGAGCAGGAGGCGACGGGAATTGCCGGGGGCCAGATCGCAGACCCCACCTGGTACAAGGATCGCGCGCGAAGCTTCCTCCAGATCCTGGAGACGCTAACCGGAGGCGAGCCTGCCGCTGCCTTGGGTCACCGGGTCGTCGAAGTTGGCAGCGGCCCGGTTGGAATCGTGGCCTTCATTCAAGCCCCCGATCGACACGCAATCGATCCCCTGGGCGATTACTACGGGGCGCAACCGGAGTTCGCGACGTTCCGGGACCGGGCCGTGACTTACACGACTGCCCGAGGCGAGGACTTGCCTTTCGAGGACGGGTCGGTCGACACCCTCATCTCCGAGAACGCCCTTGACCACGTCGAGCTTCCACGCCGTGTCGTCGCAGAGTTTGCGCGGGTCCTGAGACCTGGAGGGCGACTTTTCCTTCGGGTTGAGGTTTATCTCCCGGTTGGCGCCGCCATCCACTGGACTCTGGCGCGTACCCGTCTTGACCCCCTGCACCCGCACACCTTCACGCCTAGAAGCGTAGTGAGAATGCTTGCGGGGATGGATTGGGCCCCGCTCTATCAGGAGCTGAGCGAGTACGCGGTCGCTCGGCGGAAGGGTTTGGCATCACCCTCACGGCGGGGACGCCTTCTTGCCCTCATGGGCATGAATGCGATCATTCAGACGTTGGTGGTGCAGAAGCGGTGAACGGTCCTCCCGGGATCGCGCGATCAACTCCCCCGCGGATCTCTCGCCCCCGGGAGATCGGACCTGGCCGGGGATGAGAAGCGCCTGGTCCTGGCTGTCGTGAGACCGGCCGTGGCCCTGAAAGCGCGGGGGGCTTGCCAAGCCCATTGATCGACTTTACGATGCGACCGTGCCCGGTACCCTCACCCTTCCAGGCCTCTGGGTGGCTTACGCGGCGGGGGCGACGCTGGGCCTCGCGTCCGCTGCTTTGGAATGGCTGCTGGGCGGGCGACTCATACCCCCGGAGGCCGCGGCGGCGTACGGGATCTTCGGCGGTTTCACCGCCAGCGGGCTGCGCTGGGCTTTGGGTTTTCGCTTCGGCCCCGGGCCCGCCCGCACAGGGGCCCTCTCCGCGGTCGGTGCCTTCGGCTCGCTCTATCTAGTCTATTTCGTGAATGTCAAGATCCTCCCCAGTGAGCCTTACTACTCTGTGCGCAGCATCTTGGCGGATCTTGTGGTTCTCGCCGCAATCGTGGCCGCGGCGGTCTTGGTGGCGCACTCTCGCCGGGCCCAGAAAGCGCGCGAGCGGTGGGGTCGCCCGATGGTGTTTTTGGGGTTCGCCCTGCTTCTGGGGTGTTCGTCGGTTCTAGTGGCCCGTTGGCCGCATGCGCAGCCCGCAGTGGTAAGGGGAGGCAATGGCCCGGACCTGCTGCTCGTTGTTCTCGATTCGGCGAGACGGGACCGGTTCGGTCTCTATGGGAGCGTTCGCCCTACCTCCCCCGCAATCGACAGCCTGGCTCCCCGCGCGCGCATTTTTGACGCGGCCTACGCGGCGTCCTCTTGGACCGTGCCTTCCGTCTCCGAGATCCTCGGTCTCGGCTTGGTGGAGCGAACCCAGGTCCGAACCTTGCCCGAACAGCTTGCCGGCCTGGGCTACGTGACCGCCTGCTTCACCGACAATCCCCACATGAGGCGAGAGAGCTCATTGATGCGCGGGTTCGACCGGGTGGAGCGGAGCGTAGGGGAGTGGCGGCGGGTTCTTCAGGGCACAATCGTCAGTGAATTCATCGAAAGGCTGGACCCCGGGGATGACCAACGGCTGGCCGATCGGGCACTGGCGTGGGCCCGTCAACAGAAGGGTCCGTTTTTTCTTTACGTGCAATTGATGGATTCGCACACCCCCTATCGCCGACCTCCCATTGACGGCAAGCGGCGCAATGGCCGCCGCATCGAGTTCCCGCGCGCCGGCATGGAGATGACCGAGGAAGAGACGGAGGACGTGGTGGCCCGCTACGAGGCCGGCATCCACAGCGCAGATGCAGCGGCGGGACGCCTGGTCACGGCCCTCACGTCCCGGGGACGATCTGCACTCGCTGCGGTGACATCCGACCACGGGGAGAGCCTCGGGGAGTCAGGTCGGTGGTTTCACGGCGGAACCCTAGCTCCGGAGCTCTTGGCCATTCCTTTGCTGCTGGTAGGCGAAGGCGTGTCTCCAGGGCGAATCGCCACTCCCGAGGGGCATGAAGCTATCCGTCCGACCTTCTTGGCCGCGGCGGGCGCTCCTTGCCCGGACTGCTCCGGCCCCGACCTTCGGGTGGCGGTCGGAGACGGCATCATCGAGGGTGCGCTGCCCCCCCACCTCGTCTACCGCCTCACGAAGCGGTTCAAGCTGGTGATCGACAACCGGGAAGGGGTCAGGTCGCTCTTCGATCTGCGAGGCGATCCCCAAGAATCGAAGGACATCGCCCGCCAGCGTCCGCAAATCACAGAGAGCCTGGCCGTGGGCCTCGCTTTGAATGGCGGGGAGCGCGAGCGCGCTCCGATCCCAGCCGAACTCCGAGAGAGGCTAAACTCCCTCGGGTACGCACAGTAGCCGGCTGAGGAGATGTTGGGAGGGTGAGCATTCCTCAAGCCATCTTGGCCTCTTGGCTGGGCCTGACCCTGCTCGCTCCCTCCCTCACCTGGTCGCAAGAGCCGCCAAATCCCGAGACCCCCCCCGCGGAGCGACCTGGCCTTTTCCACTTTGGCCCCCTCTACGTCACACCCTATTTCCACATCGGCAATGTCGGCCTGGACACCAACGTCTTCTACTCGGCGACGGGCCGACAGACCGATGTAACGGCCACCGGGGGACCGGGGCTGGAGCTCTTGCTTCCCCTGGGAGCCGAGGCTCGCTTCCGCGTCAACGGAACGTTCGATTACCTCTACTTTGTGCGGACGGCGTCGCAGCGCCGTTGGAACGATAGCGGCGACGCGCGGCTGGAGTTCAAGACCGGACGGTCGGAGGGAAGCGTCGTGGAGTCGTACGCCCGGACCTTCACGCGTCCCAACCTCGAGGTCGATCAGCGGGTTCTGCAGACCACGGAGATGACGCAGTTGGATCTGAAGCGCCGGCTCTTCGGGAGGATCTCCCTCACCATCGGGGGCCTGCGGTCGAAGGCCGACGTAGACGCGGGCCAGTTGTTCCTGGGCACGAACCTTCGCGCCACCCTCAGCCGCGACGAGTACCGAGCGGCGGCCGGCCTAGGCTACGGGCTCACCGTCAAGACGTCCTTCGTGATCGAGGCCGACCAGCAGTGGGACCGTTTTCCGTTCGACACCGCGCGAGATGCGGACTCCAATCGGTTCGCGGCCGGCTTCCGGACCGACGAGACCGCTCTCATCTCCGGGAGGCTCCTGGGGGGGGTGCGCCTGCTCCGCCCGAAGGCACTTCCCGGCACTGAGAAACAGACGCCTTACGCCGATGTTGACGCCACCTTGAACGTTTCGAAGCGAACCAAGATCAGCGGCAGCTACAGCCGCGACCTGGTCTTCTCCGCCTTCGCGCCGGAAGGGCCCACTCCCACGGTGACGATGGAGGTGATCGGAGCCCGGATCGAGAAGTTCCTCGGAGACCGCGTGGATTTGAAGCTCTATGCCCGGGAGACACACTTGGTCACCGACGGAGCCATCATCGTGGTGATCCCGGGGCAGGCACCTGTAGTGGCCGTGCGCGATGACCGGGCCCGGGAGGCCGGGGTGGATCTCGGATACTTCTTCCGGCCGCAGTTACGCATGGGGGTGGCCGCCAGCTACATCGATCGGCACTCCACAATCTCGTACTTCGGCATCTCGGGGCTGCTCGTGGGTGGCACCGTCCAGTACAACCCGGGGCGACGGCTGCCCTGGTGAGTTTGACGGCCGCAGCGGCGCTGGGCAAAATGAGTTGATGCGTCATTTGTTCGGGCTTGCCCTCGCCGTCGTGTGCACCTGGGCCGTGTTCGCCGACGAGTACGAGATCGGCGCCGGGGATGTGCTTCAAGTGACGGTGCTGGGCCAGGCCGAGATGACCGGCAACTTCGCCGTGGACACAGAGGGATTGCTGACCTTCCCCGTCCTGGGCAAGGTGAAGGCGTCCCAGATGTCGACCCGGGAATTGGAGCGAAAGCTTACGACGCTCCTCGCCGACGGGTACATCAGGCGCCCGCAGGTCACGGTCACGGTGCACGAATACCGCAGCCAGAAGGTGTTCGTCACGGGAGAGGTTCAGCGGCCGGGGCCATACGCTCTCAAGGCCGACCGGTCTCTGCTGGCTCTCCTCGGGGACATCGGCCCCTTGACCCCCAACGCCGGCCACGAAGTCGTCGTGATGCGTCCTCCGCCCGGTGCCGCGGGGCCCGTCATCCCGCTCCCCCCCGCTCCGCCGGGAGGTGAGAGCTCGGGCTCTCCGGATGCCCTCACCCCTCCCGTCGCGGGTTCAGCCCTGGAGGTTCCGGGTGCTGACGTCTTCCACATCAGCCTGCAGGAGCTTCAATCAGGAAACCCGGAACGCAACATTCTGCTCCAGGCGGGCGACAACGTGTACATACCGCGGGCGGCGCAGGTCTACATCACGGGCAGCGTCGTCCACCCCGGACCCTATCGATTCCAAGAGGGAACGACGCTTCTCCAGGCCCTGACCGTGGCGGGGGGCGTTACGGAGCGGGGTTCGGCGAAGCGGGTCAAAGTCATCCGCACCGTGGCGGGTAAGAAGCAGGAGGTCAAGCTGCAGTTGAGCGACCTCGTGCAGCCCGAAGACACGATCGTGGTGCCCGAGCGCTTCTTCTAGCCGTCGAAGCCCTACGGCGGCAAGCATTTGAGGTATACTAGAGAGAGTTATCCCTCTGCTTAGCGAGGTGCCATGAACGAACAGGTGGTCCTCCAGGACGCTCGCCGCTACCTGGCGATGATCCACAAGCGTCGAGGGATCTTGATCACCTGCCTGGCCCTAAGCTTGGTCGTCGCCGTCCTCTATAACTACACCACGCGCCCCGTTTACCAAGCTACGGCCCAAGTTCTCATCGACCGCGACACGCCCAACGTCCTCCCCAACAAGGAATTGGTCGACGTCGTGCAAGCGGGCGCGGACTACTACCAGACGCAGTACCAACTCCTGCGCGGCCGCATGCTGGCCCAGAAAGTAGTGGAACGACTGGGCATGCAGAAGGGTGCCGAGTTCCAAACCGGTCCCTTGATGACGCCCTGGGAGCGCTTCCAACGACGCTTCCTGGGAAAACTGCCCGCCGCGACCCTGGACAGCGACGGCATGCTGCTCTCGCCCGCGGTAGCGGCCTTCCGGTCCCGGGTCACGGTCGAGCCGGTCCCGGGCAGTCGCTTGGTCAACCTGCGCTTCACCGCGTACGACCCGGACCTCGCCGCCCAGGCCGTCAACGCCCTGGCCCAGCTCTATATCGAGCAATCCCTGGAGTTTCGGTTCACCACCTCTACCGAAGCCACGGGCTGGCTCGGAGACCGCCTCAAGGAACAGCAACTGAAGGCGGATCTCGCGGAGAAGGCCCTCCAGCAGTACCGCGAGAAAGAGGGCCTCGTCAATCTCGAGGAGAAGCAGAGCCTCGTCGAACAGAAACTATCCGCCTTGAACGCGGCCATGTTGAACGCCCGCACGGAACGCATCACCAAAGAGACCGTCTACAACCAAATGAGGAACCTGGGGTCCTCCCTCGAGACTTTTCCCCTGGTGCTGGGCAGCCCCGTGGTCCAGAACCTGAAGACGCAGCTCGCCGACCTGCAGAAGGACCAGGCCCGTCTCTCGGAGACGCTCGGGGACAAGCACCCGGACATGATCAAAGTGCGGAACCAGATCCGGGCTACCGAGGAGAAGCTCCGCAACGAGATGCACAACGTCGTGCGGGCCGCGGAGACGGACTACCGGACGGCTGGCCAGCAGGAGGCCAACCTCCAGGCCAGCCTCGAAGTCGTGAAGCGCGAGGCTCTCGAGGTCAACCGAAAGGCGATCGAGTTCGGGGTCTTGAAGCGCGAGGTGGAGAGCAACCAGCAGCTCTACAAGGAGCTGCTCAACCGGAATAAGCAGACGGGCCTCGAGACCGAGCTCAAGACCACCAACATCCGGGTGGTGGAGAAGGCGGAGGTACCGCGGGCGCCCATCTCCCCCCAGCGGATGCGGAATTATGAGCTCGCGGTCCTCATCGGCCTCGCCCTCGGCATCGGCCTCACCGTCCTTTTCGAGCACCTCGACAACACGCTCAAGACGCCGGAGGACGTGAAGGAGCACCTGGGCCTGCCTTTCTTGGGAATGGTGCCAGACGTGGGAGCCCGGCCGACGGCCGCGGGCACCCCCCGGGCCTCGCCCCTCATCTTGAAGAACCCCCAGTCCGCGGTGGCGGAGTCCTACCGCGTCCTCCGCACGAACCTGATCTTCTCTTCCGCGGAAACCACGGGCCGGGCGCTCGTCGTGAGCAGCGCCAACCCCGGCGAGGGGAAGACAACGACGGTCGCGAACCTGGCTTCGTCCCTCGCCCTCAACGGAGCCAGGGTATTGGCCGTCGACGCCGACCTCCGGCGACCCACCATGCACCAGCATTTCGGAATCGCCAAGACGCCGGGCCTCACCGATCTGATCGTGGGGAAGTGCCAAGCCTCCCAGGCCATCCAGGCCACACGCTTCAAGGGCTTGCAGGTCTTGCCCTGCGGCTACGTGCCTCCGAACCCGGCGGAGCTTCTGGGCTCGCCTGCGATGAAGCACGTCGTGGAAGCCCTGAAGAGCCATTACGACTGGGTGCTCATTGACACCCCCCCCATCCTGGCCATGGCCGACACCCCTGTTCTCTGCCCCCTGGTGGAAGGCGTCATCCTCGTGGTGGGGGCGGAGGTGAGTGGCCGGCCCACCCTTCAGCGGGCCGTAGACCAAATCCTCAACGTCGGAGGGAAGATCACCGGGGTCGTCCTCAACAAGGTCAACCTCGAGCGTAACTCCTACTACTACGGGCAGTACTACGGAGAGTACTACCGGGCCTACTACGCGGAGGGCTCCTCCCGGCAGATGCGGGCGGCGGGCGACGAGCCCCGGCCCGGACCCCGACCCGTCCGGCGGTCGTGAGTCCATAGCCCTCAAGCACCGCTTGAAATGGGAACCCGAAAAGTGCTATGGTATAAGGGTCTCTCTCTGAGGACCGACATGCGCAAAGCCGCCGCCGTAGTTCTCGCGGGCCTCCTGAGCGCACCCCCGGTGAGCCTCGGATCGGCCCCTGTGCTGGGGACGATCCAGGGGGTGGTGACCCTGGATGGGCGACCCCTGAGCGGGGTGGCGGTGGCCTTCATCGACCTCCAATCCGGCAACGTAGTGCGGGCCACGACGGGCTCCAATGGGGCCTTCGAGACCAGCGCCGCGGCCGGGCAGTACGCGGTGACGACGGAGAGCCAGGCGGGCCTGGTCGTGGGCCGGGCGCCGGTGCGGGTCGCGGTCGTGCCGGGGCGCGTAGCTTCCGCCGAGATCGAGCTCTTCGCCCAGACGACGGCGATGCTGCAGGAGCCCCCCCAGAAGCCCACGGCGACCACGACGACGCCGAACATCCCGGCGGCGCAGCAGCAGCCTCCGACCACGACCGCCCCCACCACCGGCGCCGGTGCCGCAATCAACTTCGAGCCCGTGACCTGCTTCGTGGCGGGGGAGTTCCCCCTCCTCGACGCTGGGATCGAGCCCCTGTCGAGCGTCGCGCGGGCCCGGACCTACTTCAAGGCGGCCCAGGGAGCGAACTTCTACTACGTGGAGATGACCCAGGAGGCAGGACGCTTCTTCGGCAAGCTCCCCCGGCCCAAGATAGAGGCGAGCCCGCTCACCTACTACCTCCAGGCCACGACCACCGAGTTCGAGGAGAGCCAGACCCCCGAGATCGAGGCGATAGTGGTCGAGAAGAAAGAGGACTGCGGCGACCGCAAGATCGCCGCCTTCGGGCCTCCAGGCGAGGTCACCGTCTTCTCGGCCGCCACCGGGGCCTCCATCGCACCCCTCGGCTTCGCGGCGGGCGGGGCGGCCATCGCCCTCGGCACCGTCCTGCTCATCCTCGGCGGGGCCGCGGCGGCGGGGATCACGACCGCGGTCGTGACCAACCCCCAGTCCACGCCCCCCCCGGCAACTCCCAGCCCCACCGCGATCCCGGTGGCCATCCCTACCCCGATAGCCACGCCGACGCCGATCACTACGTTCCGTTAGGAGGAGAGGGCCAACCGCTCTGGCCCGCCGAGCGGACGCTCAGCGCCAGGTGATTTGGTTCTTCAGGCTGTCGCCCTTGTTGGCGGTGACGAGGACCTCGGTCGACCAGGAGGTCGTGCCGTCCTTCCAGGATGCGGAGACCTCCCCGAGCAGGGCCCGCTGCTGCGGTTCCACATCCCGCACCTTGGAGGCGAACGGCGCTCCTGACCCCGTGCCGTTCACGGCGGTGGTGACGCTGATGGCCCCAACCCGGATCGCCTTCTTCCCATCGTTCACGAGGTAGAACTTCAGGCTGTAGTTGTCGTTGGGGCGAATGCCCGAGGCCGGGTTCATCTCGAACTCGATCCGGCCCAGGAAGTCGGGGGCCTTCTGGACGGCCGCCCCGTCGAAGCCGGCCAGCCCGTCCTGGGCCTTCTCCGTCTTGACCACCGTCCGGCCGGGGACGAACTTTTTCCGGGCGGCGTCGCGGAGGGCGATCGCATTCGTCCGATCGCCCGCGGCCTTGGCGTTGCCCGGGTCGAGCCTCAAGACGTCGTCCAGGGCGCCGATGGCGGCGTCGTACTGGCGGGAGGCGAGCGCGCTGTCCGCCTGCGCCTGGAGGCTGGCCACCTGGGCCGCGGTCTGCTGGGCGCGGAGCGCGTCCGCGGAGGGCCCTGTGGCAGTGGCGGCAGGACCGGGCGTCGGCCCCGCCTTCTTGGGGGAGGCCGAGGGGGTGGGAGGGGCGGGCGTCGCGAGGGTGGGCGGCGGCGTCGGCTTGACGATCGTGATCGCTTCTTCGACGGTGGGACGAGGGGTGGGCTCGACCGCCACCGTGGTGGGCGGGGGCGGAAGCGGAGGCAGGGTCGGATTCGGGATCTGTGAGGCCGGAGAGGGTGTTTGGACGACTCCGGGGGATTGGCCCGGCACCGGTAAGAAGCGCCGGGCCACGAAGAGCCCGCCGCCCACGACGGCGACGACGCCAAGGCCGAGAGCGGCGTAAAGGCCGGTCCGCGAGGAAGCCTTGCCGCGGGCGGGGACCGCGGGCGCGGCCGGAGACCCCGCCGGGTGAGGCCGCGGGCGCGGGCTCGGGGGAGCCTCCTTCTTGAGGGCGATGGGCTTTGCCGTCGGACTCACTCGGGGTGTCGGGGTGCTGGAGGCCGGTGGCGCGCTCGGACGGGGGGCATGGGGGGCGCTCGGCGGGCGCGGAGCCCGTGCTGGGGCCTCAACTTCCACATGGGGCGGGGGGGCGGGTCGTGGGATCGCGGGGAGGGTGGCCTCGCCCAGTGCCTCGTGCGCGGGGTTGAGGGCCATCGTTGGCTCCAGAGGCGCCCCGTTCAACTCGACGGTCGGCTCCACCTCGGGCGTGACTTCCGTGGCCTCCATGAGGAGGGTGGGCTCGTTTTCCTCCGGGGCCGCCGCCGGCGGAGCCTCGACCAGGGTCTCCGCCGTCTCGTCCTCAAAGAACGTAGCCGGGTACGCGGCCGGCTCGGGGATCGAGTCCGGCTCGAATCGCGCTGGTTCCTCGGGGGAGGTAGCCCCGGCCGACTCCTCCGCTAGAAATTCGGGCTCCGTCGGCGACGCGGCGGGCTCCGCGCTTTCGGCGTGTGACGAAGCCTCTACCTCTGGCCCGACCTCGAGGAACGGCGACTCCCCATGCGTCTCCGGGGCGACCAGAGCCTCGGGGGCGGCCAGCGCCTCCGGCCCCAGGGCCAGGGTCTCGCTCTCGGCCGAGTGCTCCGGGGGGGGCAGGGGGATTGGGGGGGGGGCCGGCGGCTGCGCGGGCGCACGGGGCAGGATGCATTGGAGCATCACCACGTCGGCCTCGCCGGGGGTGCCCAGCCAGACGATGTCGCCGTTGCGCAGGGGTACGGGCTCGCTGACGCGGCTGTCGTTCACGTGGACCCCGCGCACGCTGCCCACATCGTGGATGGTAACGCCCGTCGCATCGATGACCAGGCGGGCGTGGAGGGGGCTCACACCGGGGAGAACCAGCCGGAAGTCCGATGACGGATCGGAGCCCACCGAAATGCTCTGGGCTCCCTCGTCGAGGACGAACCGCGTGCCGGCCAGCGGACCACCAAGGACGGTGAGGGACGGTCGCTTATGGTCCGCCATCTCGTTATCCCCGCTCCCTCACGGGAGACGATTCTCTGTTCGAAAGGTCTCTAGATTCTAGGGTTGCCGCCGATGAGGGTCAAGCGAGGCCGCTGCCGGTGGGATCCGGCGTTCCTCTTCGCCCGTTAGAATCCGAGGTCACTCGGCCTTTAGCGGTCATGAACTTGGCGAGGTCCGTGCCGTTTGACGCAGCGCCAGAGCCGACAGGGCAACGTAAGTGAGGGCGTTGGCGGGGATCTGCCAATTGAAGTCCACGAGGGCGTGAAACCCGAGGGCGATGAGCGCACCCAGGATCCCGGCGTCGAGCGGCGTGTGGGAGGCCGCGCGCGCGGCGGCCCGAAAGAGGGTGACGAGGAGGCTGGCCACGAGCGCGCTCCCCACCAGGCCAAGGTCGAGAAGGACCTGGAGGTAGTCATTGTGGGCCTCGCCGATGAAGAGCATCCGCCAGATTGTCTGGTAGCGGAGATAAGCGGTTCCGAAGGCGTTGAAGCCCACTCCAAAAAAGGGGAAGCGCGGGATCATCTGCGCCATGTCCCTCCAGAGGATGAGCCGGCTCGCCTCGAGACCGCGCTTCTCGAAGCCCTCGACCACTCCAGAGAGTCCGATCCAGGCCAGGCCCAGGATCGCGATGGCGGCAATCACGACCACGGCCTGGCGGCGGTGCCGGAACGCGAGGGGCAGGGCGACGATGGAGACGGCAAAGGCCACGACCCCGCCCCGCGACTGCGAGGCCAGGAGGCCCACCACCACGAACATCGCGACCGTGGCCTGGCGAATGGCAGCGTTCCCCTCCGGGCCGCCCAGGGCCAGCCAACCCACCCGCCTCCGCCGCCACGCCCTCCCCAGCCTCTGGAAGGCCTCGACCGTGAAGGCAAGGGCGAGGGGTATCGCCATCACCAGGTAGCCCGCGAAGTGGTTCCGGTTGACGTAGGGGCCGAAGACCGCGTAGTCGTGGGTGGGTTTCCAGAGGCCGTAGATCGTGGTGGTGCCCGCGGCGGCCTGGAGGAGGGCCACCAGGGTCAGCAGAACTCCGGTGGCCACCACCACCCCCGCCAGGCGGCGGCGCCAGCGCTCCTCTCCGAACTCCCGGAAGACGGCGCCGAAGAACAGGCTGAAGGCCACCAGGAAGGCGAGCCCCCGCCAGGTGTCGGGCGGGCTCACCGACACCGGCCGCCAGGCAGTCAGGGGTGGCATAAGGAGAGTGTCGCTGTAGAAGGAGAA from Vicinamibacteria bacterium harbors:
- a CDS encoding FHA domain-containing protein, translating into MADHKRPSLTVLGGPLAGTRFVLDEGAQSISVGSDPSSDFRLVLPGVSPLHARLVIDATGVTIHDVGSVRGVHVNDSRVSEPVPLRNGDIVWLGTPGEADVVMLQCILPRAPAQPPAPPPIPLPPPEHSAESETLALGPEALAAPEALVAPETHGESPFLEVGPEVEASSHAESAEPAASPTEPEFLAEESAGATSPEEPARFEPDSIPEPAAYPATFFEDETAETLVEAPPAAAPEENEPTLLMEATEVTPEVEPTVELNGAPLEPTMALNPAHEALGEATLPAIPRPAPPPHVEVEAPARAPRPPSAPHAPRPSAPPASSTPTPRVSPTAKPIALKKEAPPSPRPRPHPAGSPAAPAVPARGKASSRTGLYAALGLGVVAVVGGGLFVARRFLPVPGQSPGVVQTPSPASQIPNPTLPPLPPPPTTVAVEPTPRPTVEEAITIVKPTPPPTLATPAPPTPSASPKKAGPTPGPAATATGPSADALRAQQTAAQVASLQAQADSALASRQYDAAIGALDDVLRLDPGNAKAAGDRTNAIALRDAARKKFVPGRTVVKTEKAQDGLAGFDGAAVQKAPDFLGRIEFEMNPASGIRPNDNYSLKFYLVNDGKKAIRVGAISVTTAVNGTGSGAPFASKVRDVEPQQRALLGEVSASWKDGTTSWSTEVLVTANKGDSLKNQITWR
- a CDS encoding O-antigen ligase family protein, encoding MSGLIPDRAGDGLRVLLLALLTAAPLAFGSVHEPAFIPLLGLAGAGGLFSWARGHWARSLGADVPPVPARRLLLALHLLVLVQLVPLPPLLLRLVSPGSFSFYSDTLLMPPLTAWRPVSVSPPDTWRGLAFLVAFSLFFGAVFREFGEERWRRRLAGVVVATGVLLTLVALLQAAAGTTTIYGLWKPTHDYAVFGPYVNRNHFAGYLVMAIPLALAFTVEAFQRLGRAWRRRRVGWLALGGPEGNAAIRQATVAMFVVVGLLASQSRGGVVAFAVSIVALPLAFRHRRQAVVVIAAIAILGLAWIGLSGVVEGFEKRGLEASRLILWRDMAQMIPRFPFFGVGFNAFGTAYLRYQTIWRMLFIGEAHNDYLQVLLDLGLVGSALVASLLVTLFRAAARAASHTPLDAGILGALIALGFHALVDFNWQIPANALTYVALSALALRQTARTSPSS